One part of the Phragmites australis chromosome 3, lpPhrAust1.1, whole genome shotgun sequence genome encodes these proteins:
- the LOC133911855 gene encoding membrane-associated progesterone-binding protein 4 isoform X1, whose translation MARGAHILLVLALLAALLAVLLQLYRLRKPRLWTVEELSMYNGTDEGLPILLGILGSVFDVTKGRSHYGPGGGYHHFSGRDASRAFVSGNFTGDGLTDSLQGLSSMEVNSIVDWRKFYLERYIFAGKLIGRYYDSQGNPTKYLKGVEVKAKRGAQLLEKQKSEEAKIPSCNSKWSQQEGGEVWCDTGYPRLVRRPGDIALTGQVSQRCACFHEDELNKPGLVVYEECDYLSTSCKVK comes from the exons ATGGCGCGCGGCGCACACATCCTCCTTGTTCTCGCGCTGCTCGCCGCGCTACtcgccgtcctcctccagcTCTACCGCCTCAGGAAGCCG AGATTGTGGACAGTGGAGGAGCTATCGATGTACAATGGAACGGATGAGGGGTTGCCCATACTACTTGGGATTTTGGG CTCAGTGTTTGATGTTACAAAAGGAAGGTCACATTATGGTCCTGGAGGAGGTTATCATCACTTTTCTGGCAG GGATGCATCACGAGCATTTGTCTCTGGAAATTTTACAG GTGATGGGCTGACTGATTCTTTACAGGGTTTATCTAGCATGGAG GTAAATAGCATTGTTGATTGGAGGAAATTTTACTTGGAGCGATACAT ATTTGCTGGTAAACTTATTGGACGCTACTACGATAGTCAAGGAAATCCTACAAAATATTTGAAGGGTGTAGAAGTAAAGGCAAAGAGAGGTGCACAGCTTCTTGAAAAGCAAAAGAGTGAAGAAGCTAAAATACCAAGCTGCAATTCAAAATGGAGTCAGCAAGAGGGTGGAGAA GTTTGGTGCGACACAGGCTATCCAAGATTAGTCAGGAGGCCCGGCGACATAGCTCTGACCGGACAAGTTAGCCAACGGTGTGCTTGTTTCCATGAAGATGAGCTCAACAAGCCGGGGCTGGTGGTGTACGAAGAGTGCGATTATTTGTCTACATCTTGCAAAGTGAAGTAG
- the LOC133911855 gene encoding membrane-associated progesterone-binding protein 4 isoform X2 translates to MARGAHILLVLALLAALLAVLLQLYRLRKPRLWTVEELSMYNGTDEGLPILLGILGSVFDVTKGRSHYGPGGGYHHFSGRDASRAFVSGNFTGDGLTDSLQGLSSMEVNSIVDWRKFYLERYIFAGKLIGRYYDSQGNPTKYLKGVEVKAKRGAQLLEKQKSEEAKIPSCNSKWSQQEGGEVGLVRHRLSKISQEARRHSSDRTS, encoded by the exons ATGGCGCGCGGCGCACACATCCTCCTTGTTCTCGCGCTGCTCGCCGCGCTACtcgccgtcctcctccagcTCTACCGCCTCAGGAAGCCG AGATTGTGGACAGTGGAGGAGCTATCGATGTACAATGGAACGGATGAGGGGTTGCCCATACTACTTGGGATTTTGGG CTCAGTGTTTGATGTTACAAAAGGAAGGTCACATTATGGTCCTGGAGGAGGTTATCATCACTTTTCTGGCAG GGATGCATCACGAGCATTTGTCTCTGGAAATTTTACAG GTGATGGGCTGACTGATTCTTTACAGGGTTTATCTAGCATGGAG GTAAATAGCATTGTTGATTGGAGGAAATTTTACTTGGAGCGATACAT ATTTGCTGGTAAACTTATTGGACGCTACTACGATAGTCAAGGAAATCCTACAAAATATTTGAAGGGTGTAGAAGTAAAGGCAAAGAGAGGTGCACAGCTTCTTGAAAAGCAAAAGAGTGAAGAAGCTAAAATACCAAGCTGCAATTCAAAATGGAGTCAGCAAGAGGGTGGAGAAGTAG GTTTGGTGCGACACAGGCTATCCAAGATTAGTCAGGAGGCCCGGCGACATAGCTCTGACCGGACAAGTTAG
- the LOC133911856 gene encoding BTB/POZ domain-containing protein NPY4-like, protein MKFMKLGSNPDTFQDDGNQVSIVGSELVSDITVRIGTTKFYLHKFPLLSKCARFQKLIPTTGDENIEIHIHDIPGGAKAFEICAKFCYGMIVTLNAYNVIAARCAAEYLEMNESVDKGNLIYKIDVFLSSSIFRSWKDSIIVLGTTKAHLPWAEDLKLVSHCIDSVASKASIDISKVEWSYTYNRKKLPTENGHDSPWNGVKQQQFVPKDWWVEDLTDLDIDSYKQVITAIKTKGMVPKDVIGEAIKAYTYKKLPSLSKVSMIHGDAKVRAMLVTITCLLPSEKGSVSCSFLLKLLKATNLLKCGEMCRKELMKRIARQLEEASVSDLLIPTVDGDTTVYDIDMILSIVEEFVRQDNKNAQKHNGGEVSGHVSAPSVSMITVAKIVDGYLAEVAKDPNIPVFKFFSLAETVSGNSRPVHDGLYRAIDMYLKEHPSLGKSDKKRLCGLMDCRKLSPDACAHAVQNERLPLRIVVQVLYHEQTRASAAATIRADSIGIGSYESSRSGATTNTEDEWDGVMAVEDLSLSKTTKLDKCDTAGTDAEKNRGNSKGASGRVKGATTPKKALGKMMSSKGQAGERSSSDSSDSAILPRQEHPKRTPARSTKSAAA, encoded by the exons ATGAAGTTTATGAAGCTTGGATCGAACCCTGATACCTTTCAGGATGATGGGAACCAAGTCAG CATTGTGGGAAGTGAATTGGTCAGCGACATCACTGTACGTATAGGGACAACAAAGTTTTACCTTCACAAG TTTCCACTTCTATCCAAGTGTGCCCGCTTTCAGAAGTTGATCCCAACTACTGGTGATGAAAATATTGAGATCCATATTCATGACATTCCTGGTGGTGCAAAGGCTTTTGAAATCTGTGCTAAGTTTTGCTATGGCATGATAGTCACACTCAACGCCTACAATGTGATTGCTGCCCGCTGTGCTGCAGAgtacttggagatgaatgaatcTGTTGACAAGGGCAATCTGATCTATAAGATtgatgtcttcctcagctcaaGCATATTCCGAAGCTGGAAAGACTCTATTATTGTTCTTGGGACAACAAAGGCTCATTTACCTTGGGCAGAGGATCTTAAACTGGTTAGCCACTGCATTGACTCTGTTGCTTCAAAAGCCTCTATTGATATTTCAAAGGTTGAATGGTCATACACGTACAATCGTAAGAAGCTCCCAACCGAGAATGGCCATGATTCGCCGTGGAATGGAGTCAAGCAGCAGCAGTTTGTTCCAAAGGATTGGTGGGTTGAAGATCTGACAGATCTCGACATTGATTCCTACAAACAAGTCATAACAGCAATCAAAACCAAGGGTATGGTGCCCAAAGATGTGATTGGCGAGGCAATTAAGGCCTACACGTACAAGAAGCTTCCGTCATTGAGCAAGGTATCAATGATCCATGGTGATGCAAAAGTTCGGGCGATGCTAGTTACCATCACATGTCTGTTGCCATCTGAGAAAGGTTCAGTCTCATGCAGCTTCCTTTTAAAGCTACTAAAGGCAACAAATTTGCTGAAATGTGGAGAAATGTGCAGGAAAGAGCTTATGAAGCGTATTGCACGGCAACTGGAAGAAGCCTCAGTGTCAGATCTTCTGATCCCTACCGTGGATGGGGATACCACAGTTTATGACATTGACATGATTCTTAGTATAGTTGAAGAGTTTGTCAGACAAGATAACAAGAATGCTCAGAAACATAATGGTGGTGAAGTGAGTGGTCATGTATCAGCTCCTAGTGTATCAATGATTACAGTGGCTAAAATTGTTGATGGATATCTGGCAGAGGTTGCAAAGGACCCAAATATACCCGTTTTTAAGTTTTTCAGTCTAGCTGAGACAGTTTCAGGCAATTCAAGGCCAGTTCATGATGGGCTATATCGGGCCATTGATATGTATCTGAAG GAGCACCCAAGCTTGGGCAAGAGCGACAAAAAGAGGCTCTGTGGCCTCATGGACTGCAGGAAGCTGTCGCCTGATGCATGCGCCCATGCTGTGCAGAACGAGCGCCTACCTCTGAGGATTGTTGTGCAGGTGCTATACCATGAGCAGACAAGGGCTTCTGCAGCAGCCACCATCCGAGCTGATAGCATTGGCATCGGCTCCTACGAGAGCTCAAGGTCAGGTGCCACGACAAACACCGAAGACGAGTGGGATGGAGTCATGGCCGTGGAAGACCTCAGCTTGTCCAAGACCACAAAGCTAGACAAGTGTGATACCGCCGGTACCGACGCAGAGAAGAACCGTGGCaacagcaagggcgccagtGGCAGGGTGAAAGGCGCCACGACACCGAAGAAGGCGCTTGGGAAGATGATGTCGAGCAAAGGGCAGGCTGGGGAGCGCAGCAGCTCGGATTCATCCGACAGCGCCATCTTGCCGAGGCAGGAGCATCCAAAGAGGACTCCGGCAAGGAGCACCAAATCAGCAGCTGCGTAG